The genomic interval agttctttttaaaatttttatattattaaaagatattaaaaatcacattaaatatataataaaaaattttatatttttttatatgttatattttgaatttttcaaaacgtctataaattattagaaatttgaagatcaccactcttaaaattttgtgatcaatagattattttttttgtcataataagttacaaatgatcataaaattgtattaatatgaacttttattcaatattataagaagatacacatgattttaaaaccatatgagtaaaaaatatcatttaataataaaacatatatatatatatatagattaaactatataccataagattacataaatattttaatattaaaactttcaatgaattttcaaaaacatttataaattataaacttattaaagatttcacattgaaaattttgttatcgatgatttaaatattcagttataaaacgatatgaatgatcatagaagtgtatgattataaattctcattgaataaatgactatataaaatatactattcttaaaaaaaataggttggtccatcttaacttacattatatttttattaaactaactatcgaatattcaaattgataaataatctaccaaatattgtttttgcactttccttaattagaagctacaaaattacctaatatgattaacgtatatatgaaaattaattattatgaataataaatatttgataacaattttggtatcttagttctttttttaattttatattattaaaagatattaaaaaaatcacattaaatatataataaaaacatttatattttttcttatatgttatattttgaatttttcaaaacgtctatatattattaaaaatttgaagattctcactctgaaaattttgtgatcaatatattttttttttgttacaataagttacaaatgatcataaaatataacgcatatgaatttttatttaataaatattcaaactaaataatatatatatatatactaatgatttaaagcaacaagatttgctgatcaatttagttgtccagttgaaatctttcaaaagtatgtgaaagattaaagtcaaagtaaatatggatttagaatagtagttatattttactaaccaaaataccgaaaaaaaccgaaccgaatcgaaaccaacccgatatctggattgaacacccctaatccaaatgaagccaaactattgtttcattctccaaaatataataaaaataataacttaattccgcgcaaggcgcgggtcttatcctagtaacaTAATATTAGGAGAGTTATAGACTCTTAGATAGTTATGATTTAAATGATAAcataacttttatatataaaaaatatttaataatgagAACCGGAATCAGTTATGCTGTTGAGTTTGGTTGTGACTTGTGAGACAGTCTTCTCAGCTTCTTTTCGTTAGACATAATTGTCTATtcacaaaagaaaaagtttgTTGATTTTCAGTTACAATCCAaactgtaattaaaaaaaaataatttttttttgtttattcatcTGAATCTCATAgatgcatttgtttttttttctgattgcAAGTTTTTAATAGtcatttttattatgtaaaagctaaaatgcataataaacattttttttgtaatagggCCCGTTTATAACAGGACCGGCTCTGGAGATAGCATGCGGCGAGATGGATGATTTACCCTTATACAAACCGTTTTTTaaggtctttttttttcttttaacagcAGCCTTTTGTTCATTCTCTTGCAAAATGACCCAACTTTTGTTCATTCTCTTGCAAAATGACCCAACTCTCCATAGATGTAGTAGCTCCCACCTCCTCTGATGCGGTCCCTCTTCAGAGCCAAAGAGATTGTAAAATAAACTCAAGAGCAATTGTTAGGCAAATGAAATATGCCTTATATTTCTTTTAGCTTTTCTTTTTAAGTGAATCAAACCGAACGTGAGTTCCTACATCACATGAAACAAATGGAAATGTGGGAAACCGGAAAGTGCACATGGTTTACTCTGATCCTACAAACTAAAACAGATCGGACCAAGTTTATTTGCAAATACTGGACTGAAAGAAATAAGGAAATATAAAGATACTCAATCCTAACTTCGGATTGGGTTGTCTCTCCCTTGTCGACACTTCTTCCTACCATAGTCAACGTCTTGTATCCCATCAATACCCTTCTCCTCTAGATGAAACTTGTCCTCAAGTTTCACTGTAAACTCTGGAAAGCTAGCTGATATCTGATCATATTCCCCCCAAGTTGCATCATCTTCGTGTATTCTTTTCCACTTGATCAACAAGTTAGCTACCTTATCGTTGCTTGTCCCTGCTTTGTTAGTCCATCGAACTTGTAACACTTGCTCAGCTTGAAGCTTCAATGTTCCATTGTTACGTAGGGGAAGCAACACGCCAATGTTCGGGGTACCATCACCAATCCAAGGCTTCAACAAAGATACATGAAAAAGTGAGTGAATCTTTGTACCTTGTGGAAGAGTAAGTTGATACGCTACTTCAGCGATACGAGCTTCAATTTGGAAAGGTCCAATGAAACGATGAGACAGCTTTTGTGAACTCCTGAAAAATAAAGTCTTCTGGCAGTACAATTGAATGCGAAGCAGGACCCAATCACCAACTGCAAACTATACGTCACGTTTTTTAGAGTTTGCTAGCTGCTTCATGCGGTTATTAGCATGACCAAGTGTTGTTTCAGCTCTGACAATAGCTCATCTCTAGACGCCATTTGTTCATCCAATTATGGTAGAGGCAATCTCATAAGCTGGAATAGGTGGTGGTGTGCGTCCATAGACTGCTTGGAATGGTGTCATGCCCGTTGATGAGTGAAATGTCGTATTGTACCAATATTCAGCCCAAGGAATAAAATCACTCCACTGGTTTGGATGGTGATTAACGAAACATCTCAAGAACTGCTCAATGCATCGATTGACGACCTCAGTTTGGCTGTCGGATTGTGGATGGTAAGCTGTTGACATCCTCAGTTGTGTTCCTGAAATCTTCTAAAACAGACTGATAAAGATAGGATCTATGTCACTTACAATAGAACGTGGGATTCCATggagtttcaaaatgttatccACAAACTTATTTGCCACTGTCCGAGCTGTATATGGGTGAGAGAGTGGAATCAAATGTGCCGAATTTGTAAGTCGATCAACAACCACCATCAAAGTTGTGTTCTCATCAGAGCGTTTAAGTCCATCTATGAAGTCTAGGAGACATCTTCCCAGACTTGATTGGGTATAGGAACGTGCTGTAACAACCCAACTGGTGAAAGAGATGAGTATTTGGCTTTCTGACATACCTCACAAATCGTACTGCTTGGTGAATTGCCCGCCAGTAATATTGTTCAGCCAATCTATTGTAAGTACGCAGGACTCCGGAGTGACCTCCCATAGATGTGTCGTGGTGCTCATGTAGGAGTTGAGCTGTTAGTGTTGACTGTGGTGGAATAACTACCTGATTATGATAACAGAGGAGATCATTTCTCCATTCGTACGGTTTCCATGGGTTTGTTGTGACGAGCTGTCCAATACGTTGCAAGTACATAACATCGTTATATAGAGCCTTGATGTCACTCCAAATAGTTGAAGGTTGAACAAAAGTAGCGTCAAGTGTAGGGCTCCCATGAACACGAGACAAAGTATCAGCAGCAGAATTAGTGTGGCCTGGTTTGTATGTGATTTCATAATCGTAACCCACCAAATTTCCCATCACTTCTTCTGCTCTGGTGTGAGTACTCATTGTTCCAGTTGGTAACGCAGACTGCGTTGGTCAGTTTGAATGATATATCATCGACCTAGAATGTAAGGCCTCCATGTCCTGATTGCAATCACAATGGCAAGCATTCCACGAGCATAGGTATACCATGATTGTTTGGATAGTCCCATCATGCAGCTCATGAAAGCAATAGGGCAATCATTCTGAGACAATACGGCTCTAATCCCATCACCGGAAGCGTCGGTTTGAATGATGATTGGCAAGGAAAATATGGTAACACCAAGGTTTTTTTTGTGGTGAGTGCCTGTTTGAGTGCCACAAATGTTGTGTATGCTTCCTTGCCCATGTGAATTTCCTTTTTCGTAAGAGGTTTGTTAAATGTCTTGCAATAATTCCATAATCTTTGACGAACTTGCGGTAGTAGCCAGTGAGGCCAATAAATCCTTGCAACTTTGTTATTGTGGTAGGTGTGGGCCAGGCCAACATTGCAGAGATTTTGGACCTATCGACCTTGAATCCTTCTCCACAGACAATATGACCTAAGTACTCTAGCTCTTTCTTACCAAACTCACACTTTTGTACTTAACCACCAATTGATCTTGTCGTAATAACTCAAACACAGCTCGTACGTGTTGAACATGCTCCTGGAGTTAGAGCTGTAGATgagaatatcattaaaattaaaccAAGAAAGACTTACGTAGCAATCGTCGGAAAACTAAGTTCATCACATCCTGAAAAGTAGATGGAGCGTTGCATAATCCAAAGGCATCACCAAGTATTTGTAGTGGCCATTGTGTGTTCAAAACAATGCATTTTTGCCCTTAAGCATGCATGCATTTTTGTGTATCTTCTAATCGAAAACATTTCAGAATTCCTAACCTTCGTAGCTCTAACATACATTCAGAACCGTCTTCCGCTCCTCGACATCTAACCGCATATCGAGATGTATCAGAGTTAAAGACAACAATCCCAATGCAGTTCTTTGTTGATGCTATATCAATTAAATCTTTCACAACTTCTTTATTTGAAAATTCTTGACCCATCTCAATACCCATCCCATCTTCCCATTCCTCCATTGGTCGAACTTCTTCAACAACAACCGGAAGATCAACATATCTAGCACGACTACACACATGGCTAACTATCTTCTCCACGTTCTCCGCTTTCTCCAAATGCTGCACGTTTTCTCCACCAAAACCCACATCTCCTTCATTTCGAATTACAACATTTTCCACTGCCTCTTGCACCTCCCAATGTTGTTTTGCTTCTTCGATGCCATTATATAAAATGACTGCACCAGGATTGCCTTCAACTTTGGGTATTCCACTTGAAAATGCTCACTAAAATTCCCGCCAAATGAACTTGATTTATCAGTTCTAGAAAGTTGCTCAATTATGGGAACTTTCTTCCTCTACATGCAGAATACTTCTTCTTTGGTCTTTATACACTGatgttagataaaaaaaaacatatcttcATTATCTAAGATCTATGATTGCCTCTTAGGTTTCACTACTAAAGGAATGTAACTCAAATTCAGCCTCTTCCTAGCTCGATCTATGGTCATCTTCCTGCATACCCTATCCACTAGGGCCGAGTAAGTGATCTCTTCCTTCGAAGATGTCCTAAAAGATAAGGCATGCAATCGACCGTCGCTCGGAGTCCATTCATAATCATCTCCTATCTTTGTATAGTATCCTTCATAATCAAAGTGTATGCTCGTTGAATAAGAATCCATCATCTCCTATacaaattaaaatgataaactTAAGTTATACCAAGTTATACATTTTAAACTCTTAGGTTATACTAAGTTTTACATTTTCACCAATAAAGTTTTGCCAAGTTATACcatattttatacttttacaaacaaaattatTCTAAGTCATACAGTTTTACCAATAAGGTTAGACAAAGTTATACAGTTTTACGGTTACAATTTTACTTATTTCTATAAGTTGTACGCTTATTATTGTGCAAAGTTATACTAAGTTTCACTAGTTCAACTCACACCAAAACATCTTCTATTCAACCAATTTTTGATGGATCCACTAGATGTTGTTCCcaaattttcaattaaaaaataatatgaaatagATGGAAAAAATGGAAACTGATTTCAACTCCAATTAACAAACCCAATATCCGTCATCGGTTGTAATTACAAGTGAGATTCATATGGATTTGGGCTACTAAACAATAACACAAGGAATACTTAAATTTGAAGGTTACACTTCTGATTCTTTGCTAGTGGCTTGCCAGTGGCTTCAATGTGCTTCTCGTTTTAATCCAATTTCAAACAATGGACTTTGCGAGTTCATCGGTATTTACAGAGTTCGAATTCCGCATCCGTCCCTGTGTCGTCTTTTCTATTCGATTTGAATCCCCAGAGAGAGTGAGTCTAATTAGAAAGCGGATCCACATGTGACGAATGATCGGTTGAAATTGAATCAGTTAAGTGGGAGTATTTTTGACTTTAACTATTACACTTGAGAGTATCCAAGTTAATGAAGAATACACTAGACTTATTAGGAgtatgacaattttttttttttgttcaggagcctatatgatattttagtttttataataaattattttgagaAGTccaaaaaacctaaaaaaaattataatatggtCAGACCGGACTTTAAAATATACAGATAACAGATCTAAAATATTTTCGGgctaaaccaaatcaaactcaaATATTTACGAGTTTTGTAGGTTTTTCGTTGGGCCGGATTATCTCAGTTGACACAAGGtacatattttatttctatGGGCTTAAGAAAAAAGCCCGTAAGTTTTTTTCTCGTGGATTCAAAGTCAAATGGGATGAAGGCGCAACTGCTTGCAACTTGCAAGTCACAAGAATACAAAGTAGGGTCAGTTATCTCATAAGTGAATTGAtgcattatttatttattttaaaagatcttcttttcttttgtctccGACACCAAAACAAAGAGTTGTTGGACTCGTTTACAATCACACATtgcctcttttttttgtttgagcaACCACAATCACACATTGCCTTATTATCAATTTTCCACCTTTTTTTGCATTTCTCATAATACTTTGCTTCTCGTATTAGTTGGGGGAGGGGGGCAATTGTTGGACCAATTAAAAcccggttttccggcttctgcagcaataaataacaatcaatcaatcactGGCTGGTTTCAATTTGGAGAACCGGTTTACATACCAATTGGTAAACCGAATGCTTACAAGTTGCAAGTAATTAAAcattgagaatgagagttggtTGGTGATCAGTTAGACGCCTGAGAAGCTTTCAAGCcaaagcagaggaagaagaaagaaagtatGCAGATTCAGTGCAAAACCCTAACTTTCACTTTTTCCCCTATTTCTTCTAACCATAAGCTGCCATTCCCATCTCCAATCAATTTAAGGGCATGTAAGCCTCCATTCCCGAGTTTCAGGAGCTCTGTTAAGTCTCACAAGTTTATAAGAAACTGTTCAAGTCCTAATCAGGAGCTTGTTGTTGATGGAGTCAACGGAAATGGCTCGATTTCACGGGACACGGAGGAGGTGACTGAGCTTGTACAAGAGGCGGCTGAGGTGGAAGTAGAAGAAGtgaagaagatagatgatttaGCGGATCAGAGTATTTGGGGACAGATGAAAGAGATAGTCATGTTTACGGGACCTGCTGCTGGACTGTGGATATGCGGTCCCTTGATGAGTCTCATTGACACCGCCGTCATTGGTCAAGGAAGCTCTGTCGAACTCGCCGCTTTAGGTGATGTCTTTAGACTCTGAACATTTGATTTCATACTATATCTCAGATTTGTTACACTCTACTCCCAACTGAGAATATGCGACTGCCTTCTTCCTACTACTATAATGTTATACTCTCTGGTTCAAGTAATAGTAATCTAAATTTCATTATGGATGAAACAGGTCCTGCAACCGTCGTCTGTGATTATTTGTCTTATACTTTCATGTTCCTCTCAGTTGCCACTTCAAATCTTGTTGCCACCTCTCTTGCTCGCGGGGTCAGTTTATTAGAATTGAATATTCAGgagatatgtttattttttcccGTTATGTATCACATTTATTAGCAACTTCCTAATAGAATAGTGGTTATATGCAGGATAAAGATGAGGTACAACATCAGATATCCATCTTGCTTTTCATCGGTTTGGCTTGTGGAGTCGTGATGATGGCGTTTACAAGACTATTTGGTTCCGGGGTACTAGCTggtaacaataaatattttatttgtaagcTGAACAGTAACAAGTTTGTGAATAGTACTAAATCAACAGTCCGTTGACGATTTAGTCTTCTTTCAGCTTTTACAGGTGCAAAGAATGCTGAGATTGTCCCGGCGGCAAATACATATGTTCAGGTTTGTTCTCTTATGTTGtaaattttcagattttaatGTTGTGTGGTTTTGGTTAGTCTGGTGGCTCTATGACTATAGAAAAATAGTATGTTTGGTCCATGTGCGTATAAACATATGTTTGATAGCCTTGAGTGTTGTTAATTCTTGAGGAaaacttgaattttaagtgACTTTCCTCTTTCTTCCTTTGAAGTGacgattgtttttattttctttcattcTCAGATTCGTGGTTTAGCATGGCCAGCTGTCCTCATTGGATGGGTTGCTCAAAGTGCAAGGTCCCCTTATACCTCATTTTCATCTCCACATTGCATTTTTGCACGTCCAAAGTTTCAGCATTGTCGCACACTTCTGACTGTGGGGCCTTAAAAGTACCCAGAGGAGATTATATCTCACTGTTACGTTCTCAATCCTTTGTCTCAGCCTTGGTATGAAAGACTCATGGGGACCTTTAAAGGCACTGGCAGTTGCTAGTGCAATAAACGGTGCTGGCGATCTAGTCTTATGCACCTTTCTAGGATACGGTATAGCAGGTGCAGCTTGGGCAACTATGGTGTCTCAAGTAAGCTGAAATCTATAACAGATTCCATTCAAAGTTAAACAATATGGTTTTTAATTCGAGATGTTATAGGTTGTTGCAGCTTATATGATGATGGACGCATTGAATAAGAAAGGATACAACGCTTTCTCACTCTGTGTTCCTTCTCCAAGTGAACTCTTTACCATCATTGGGCTGGCTGCCCCAGTCTTTATGACTATGATGTCAAAGGTTACTACTTCATTTGACATTCAGTTGCAACAAGGTTGTTTTATACGTAGATAATATTTGTGTGTTTCCTCCCtttaggttttgttttattCGCTCCTTGTGTACTTTGCTACATCAATGGGAACAAGCGTGATAGCTGCTCATCAGGTGATATATCTTTGTATATATTCAACACTAACCATGTCTCCTTCTTTGAGTTTGTTCTATAACATTTCTTCGGCTCTTTTGGTCTCTCTAGGTTATGCTTCAGACATATAACATTTGTACAATTTTGGGGGAGCCTCTCTCTCAAACTGCACAGTCCTTTATGCCTGAGTTGTTATTCGGAATCAATCGCAATTTGCCTAAAGTAAGCCCGTTGTTGGTGAAAATATACTCAGCTGAGGATACCATtggtacatcttcttcttgcttTTACCTCTAAAAGCATCTCTGTTTTGCGCTGTTGTCTGTAGGCCAGAATGCTTCTGAAGTCACTCGTTATCATTGGTGCTACACTTGGAATAGTAGTAGGAACCATTGGCACAGCAATTCCGTGGCTGTTCCCTACCATCTTCACACACGACAAGGTCGTCACATTGGAGGTATtgtcttttccttttcctttatattttttcattgtgTCAGGGCAACGCATTTTCAAGAACGACAAGTTTCGAAATACATATTGTGACAGATGCACAAGGTCATAATACCATATTTTCTTGCTTTATCCATCACTCCGAGTACTCTCAGTCTAGAAGGCACCTTACTGGTAAGTAAGTTTGGATTTTTGTGTCTCATAGTCTAAACCCTGATCCAAAATAGCTGACACTGTTGTTGTAAAATGGAGGCTGGAAGAGATCTTAGATATATCAGCTTGTCAACTGCTGGATGCTTGGCCGTTGCTGGGCTTTTACTTATGGTAATCACTCACTCTTAGCCTCAATCTCCTGAATTCCAAAATAGATTTCTGTCTGtaactctctctcttcttttttgcATTGTTTACAATTGACTAAAAGCTTCTGAGCAATGGAGGATTTGGTTTGAGAGGCTGCTGGTTCGCTCTCGTGGGATTTCAATGGGTAAAATGTTTTTGCTACACCTTTACTAAGCCATATAACCCACACACAGCTTTTGCTCTCCTAACATGAATTATTACAGGCTCGATTTTCTCTAGCCCTTGTACGTCTTCTATCGCGAGACGGTGTACTTTACTCGGAAGATACAAGCAGATATGCAGAGAAAGTGAAAGCTGCTTAGCTCAGAACGTCACCATCTACATCACAATAAAATTCTTAAAGGGAATAGAAAACAGCTTTGTAGATCAATGAAACTATGTTTGATATTGTATTCTTGAAGAACAGAATAATGGGAAAGTCTTGCCATAAATGGCCCTGTTTGCAGCCATGTCCGATCTCCTCTTCTGCTGCTTGAGATTTATGAGTgtttatttgataaataatatGTTTTCCTTAGACGAACCAAGTAGCAtgtttggtctagtggtatgattcttGCTACGGGTGCGAGAGTTCCGTAGATCCGTAGCTACATGTATTGCAACGTTTAATACGGCACACATTTTGTAACACAAGACAAGAACTGCAGGAAAAGTTTGTACGCTAACGAAACAGCTTCATAGGCTGCTGAAAATTTATTCATGTATCGGCTTAATCCTATAACAGAGCCCAACGATTAGTAACATAAACACATGGATTGCAATATAGTATCAATTTCAAATTGAaacataactattaaaaaattggTAAAAATCACTTGAAATACAAACTCTTCATCCACTTCAACCTTTCAAAGTAGCAACGGTTGCTCGGTACTCTGCTTTTACAGAAGAACATGATACTACCTCTTGCTTCTTTGATCTCAATGACATAGAAGAGTTGTCCAACTATATCAACCAtccattttaaaatcttttttgaTTAGACATCCAGCTCAGTCCGAAACAAAATACCATTTAAACTTTCAAGAGAATTTCCTCTTCTAATAATACTCTCCGATTAATCATCTTTTACTCCAATAACAATCTCTATAAAGCTGGcgaaagtaaaaagaaaaaagaaacagcaATATCCAATTCCGGGTTCTCTCGGTTTTTCTGGCGAAGGTGATTGGAGTTTTCAAGACATTGCCTTTGAAGAACCTCCGGTGTCTTGTTTCATGTCGGATTCGTTACGCAAGTTGCTTCCTCTGGTGTATGGCTTCTTATCACCCTTTCAAACACAGAAATAGAGAGAGATTCACTGTTTTATACTTTGGCTCTAAAGAAACAAAGCACCAATATTTAATCTAAACGCATTGagcttttcttttatgtttaagTTACCAACCCTTTTGTTTTTGCCCACCTGGAAGATCGTCCCAAGTTTCCTCAGTCCCGTGGCTCGACCTCGAAGAACATCTTTTGAAACACTTGGGTCTTTAAGCACCTGCGAGAGAAGCAAGATTGTCAACAATGttatttattactaaaaaaaaaaagatggttgTGTAATGTAAGATGACTTGCAGATTGGCAGACATGAGACAGAGTGGATTCGATGTCGAGAACATTGATTTGCCAAAGAGACTGAAGCAAAGCATCCATTTTAGCTTCAATGGCTTTCTGAATATGCTCCTCTCTGTTATCACCTTGGTGTTCATTCAACTTGTTCACCTCACCCTGCAACTGAAGCAAAGAAACAGTACCAGAAGCAGCCATGACTTGAGATTTCATATGGTGGCTTTTGTCTCGCACCCATTCCGCTAAGAAGGGCACTTTCATATATCGTTTGTCTTTCCCCATTTCTTTAGCCGCTTTTCTTGTGTAAATGTAGCCTATTGTATGCATCATTGCCTCCCCAAAACCTGAAGAGTCAAAGCTAGATCATGGACCATCTACATAAACATTTTGTTCCATAGATCTAATCAtctaatgcaaaaaaaaaagaaagaaaggtttTTGTACCGGCAGAAGAAAGACGCTTTGCCTCTTCGTTTGCCCATTCCATAAATTCATGAGTTCGTCCTTCCACAAACGGCTCGAGTTTGTTTTTCAACGTTGCAGCGAGCTTGTCTTCCCTCTCCTTCTGCAAAGCCTGCACCCAGTTCCCATACACAATacatgaaaggaaaaaaaaaacatatcactGAGTTGTTAataaagaagaaaggaaaaacaaTGTACTTTGATCTTGTCTTGAAGAATTTGTTTTCTGATATCAGGCTCATATGATTCTAAGTCAGCTTCGATTGATGCCAAATAAGCAAGTGCAAGCTGCCCAACATATTCTTCAAAGACTTCGCTTCCGAAAAGCATACCAAATACAGCTGCAGGATCTACCATTGCATCcctgaaaagaaaacaaaattgaacCACCTTCAGTTCATAACATTCTTAACTTAAAGGgtattagataaaaaaaaaaaaaaaaggaaagagacaCCAACTTACTGTTGGACACCTTCTTTGCCATATTTGTCATAAGCTGCTCGCTTTTCCGGATTGCTCAAAACCTGATAAGCCTCGCCTAATACCTTTCATTTACAAAAGGATACGACATTACAGCAACAGAACTTTAGTGTGTAAAATAGTTTGTGAAGGTTCCAGTAAACACAAAAACCCAAGAAAGAGTTGCAatattgtgacaaaaaaaaattgtaatcacCTGAAAGTTTTTAGCAGCTTGAGGATCTCCAGGGTTTTTGTCTGGATGAACTTTTCTTGCCTGAGATAGAGTCAAACCAGATAAAGTTCCAAAACACTGTACACTACAACCGGAGAGATTCCGTGATGATTTGTTGATTACAGAAaagatatatagaaaaaaaaaagggacaTACTTTTAGGTAGTAAGCCTTTTTAATGTCAGCATCTGAAGCATCAGCTTTGACGCATAAGATGTCATAATACTCATTTTCCTTCACCATACCTTCCTTGTGAGACCAAAACATGAAATCAAGCGTGAAGATAAATCAAATGTATGCGgaaatttttatgattttatttttgctaTTTCTTTGTGACGGAGAAAACAACGATCATCGAAATTCAGCATCTTATGAATTAAAACTCAGAATTAGGGATTAATAATCTGGAAAAAAACGAGTCGCTAGATCATCATGCATGCATGCATCTAGAGACATAAGAACACAGAGAGAGGAAACATAAACTTACTGGTCGTGCAGATGTGTCAATGGGAGCACTGTGTCCATATTTAGAGCACCTCTATCCCCATCCCTTAATGCTTTTCTTATGTTaatattggtttaaaaaaaataaaaaagtacatAATTACATAAGAACAGTGTCTTA from Brassica napus cultivar Da-Ae unplaced genomic scaffold, Da-Ae ScsIHWf_2401;HRSCAF=3103, whole genome shotgun sequence carries:
- the LOC125575594 gene encoding protein DETOXIFICATION 46, chloroplastic-like isoform X1, translated to MQIQCKTLTFTFSPISSNHKLPFPSPINLRACKPPFPSFRSSVKSHKFIRNCSSPNQELVVDGVNGNGSISRDTEEVTELVQEAAEVEVEEVKKIDDLADQSIWGQMKEIVMFTGPAAGLWICGPLMSLIDTAVIGQGSSVELAALGPATVVCDYLSYTFMFLSVATSNLVATSLARGDKDEVQHQISILLFIGLACGVVMMAFTRLFGSGVLAGNNKYFISFTGAKNAEIVPAANTYVQIRGLAWPAVLIGWVAQSASLGMKDSWGPLKALAVASAINGAGDLVLCTFLGYGIAGAAWATMVSQVVAAYMMMDALNKKGYNAFSLCVPSPSELFTIIGLAAPVFMTMMSKVLFYSLLVYFATSMGTSVIAAHQVMLQTYNICTILGEPLSQTAQSFMPELLFGINRNLPKARMLLKSLVIIGATLGIVVGTIGTAIPWLFPTIFTHDKVVTLEMHKVIIPYFLALSITPSTLSLEGTLLAGRDLRYISLSTAGCLAVAGLLLMLLSNGGFGLRGCWFALVGFQWARFSLALVRLLSRDGVLYSEDTSRYAEKVKAA
- the LOC125575594 gene encoding protein DETOXIFICATION 46, chloroplastic-like isoform X2, with amino-acid sequence MQIQCKTLTFTFSPISSNHKLPFPSPINLRACKPPFPSFRSSVKSHKFIRNCSSPNQELVVDGVNGNGSISRDTEEVTELVQEAAEVEVEEVKKIDDLADQSIWGQMKEIVMFTGPAAGLWICGPLMSLIDTAVIGQGSSVELAALGPATVVCDYLSYTFMFLSVATSNLVATSLARGDKDEVQHQISILLFIGLACGVVMMAFTRLFGSGVLAAFTGAKNAEIVPAANTYVQIRGLAWPAVLIGWVAQSASLGMKDSWGPLKALAVASAINGAGDLVLCTFLGYGIAGAAWATMVSQVVAAYMMMDALNKKGYNAFSLCVPSPSELFTIIGLAAPVFMTMMSKVLFYSLLVYFATSMGTSVIAAHQVMLQTYNICTILGEPLSQTAQSFMPELLFGINRNLPKARMLLKSLVIIGATLGIVVGTIGTAIPWLFPTIFTHDKVVTLEMHKVIIPYFLALSITPSTLSLEGTLLAGRDLRYISLSTAGCLAVAGLLLMLLSNGGFGLRGCWFALVGFQWARFSLALVRLLSRDGVLYSEDTSRYAEKVKAA